The following coding sequences are from one Schizosaccharomyces osmophilus chromosome 1, complete sequence window:
- the arh1 gene encoding mitochondrial [2Fe-2S] cluster assembly NADPH-ferredoxin reductase Arh1 yields the protein MSKIWLPLVRRYSTQPSSPVVGILGSGPAAFYTAHRLFRNDPSIKIDMYEATPVPFGLVRYGVAPDHPEVKQVEHKFTEIANNNQFRFLGNIHVGKDLPLSTLSQHYDALVYAYGAPSDKLLNIPGEHLRGVYSARQVVGWYNSDPRHQNVGLSLSRLKDLVVIGQGNVSLDIARIMLSKPEQLSPTDINPLFLQQLCESTLQRLHIVGRRDLSSVSFTIKELRELFSLSSATFLAPEYTSSLQFLSEEALSTFDRARKRLIKLIQSKIQAAQQNPPTSPSQKNPSNFWGLEFGLTPVEILGRNGQVEKVRFQKTETVRNDTTSSSDFVEIPAQAVVRSIGYKSVPIPGMQELGIPFDMTRGVILNDDGHIGPGMYASGWVKNGPVGVIASTMMDSFSTADKLYKDWLAREPFLKGTKAGWDGIRPIVKTPVVTWKDWEAIKNHEIENGLQHESVSEKFRTWDDALRVLHK from the exons ATGTCCAAGATATGGTTGCCCTTGGTTCGTCGGTACTCCACACAGCCTTCAAGTCCAGTTGTAGGCATTTTAGGCTCTGGTCCAGCGGCTTTCTATACAGCCCATCGGCTCTTTCGGAATGATCCCTCTATTAAGATCGATATGTACGAGGCAACCCCCGTCCCATTTGGCTTGGTCCGGTACGGTGTGGCTCCCGACCATCCTGAAGTCAAG CAAGTGGAACATAAGTTTACTGAAATCGCAAACAACAATCAGTTTCGTTTTCTGGGAAATATTCATGTCGGCAAAGATCTTCCTCTCTCTACCCTTTCCCAACATTACGACGCTCTTGTGTATGCTTATGGCGCACCATCCGATAAACTCCTCAATATTCCCGGTGAACACCTACGCGGTGTCTACAGCGCTCGCCAAGTAGTCGGCTGGTACAATAGCGATCCTCGGCATCAAAATGTTGGACTGTCTCTTTCCCGTCTCAAAGATCTCGTCGTCATCGGTCAAGGTAATGTTTCTCTCGATATTGCCAGAATTATGCTTAGCAAACCCGAACAACTATCTCCGACCGATATCAATCCCCTCTTTTTGCAGCAGCTTTGCGAAAGTACCCTTCAGCGATTGCACATCGTTGGTCGAAGAGACCTGTCATCTGTTTCCTTCACTATAAAGGAGCTTCGTGAGcttttctctctttccTCTGCCACGTTTTTAGCTCCAGAGTATACCTCCTCTCTTCAATTCCTCTCAGAAGAGGCTCTCAGTACTTTCGATCGTGCTCGTAAGCGCTTGATCAAACTTATACAATCCAAGATCCAAGCCGCTCAGCAAAATCCTCCCACCTCCCCCTCTCAGAAAAATCCATCAAACTTTTGGGGGCTTGAGTTTGGTCTTACGCCTGTTGAAATTCTGGGTCGAAATGGCCAGGTCGAAAAAGTCAGGTTTCAAAAGACCGAGACCGTCCGCAATGACACGACTTCTTCAAGTGATTTCGTCGAAATTCCCGCTCAAGCTGTCGTCCGAAGCATAGGATACAAGAGTGTTCCCATACCTGGTATGCAAGAACTTGGTATTCCTTTTGACATGACTCGTGGAGTCATACTCAATGATGATGGACACATCGGTCCTGGTATGTACGCCAGCGGCTGGGTGAAGAATGGTCCGGTAGGTGTGATTGCTTCCACGATGAtggattcattttctaCCGCTGATAAACTGTACAAAGACTGGCTTGCGCGAGAGCCTTTCTTAAAAGGCACAAAAGCCGGTTGGGACGGTATCCGACCCATTGTGAAAACTCCAGTGGTTACATGGAAAGATTGGGAAGCTATTAAAAATCacgaaattgaaaatggtTTGCAGCATGAGTCTGTTAGTGAAAAGTTTCGAACGTGGGATGATGCTCTACGTGTTTTACACAAATAA
- the cbc2 gene encoding nuclear cap-binding complex small subunit: protein MASIAHLDALSPYLLRRFRNNTSALDNVKKSCCVYVGNLSFYTSEEQIYTLFSKCGEVRRIIMGVDRFAKTPCGFCFVEYYKNEDALDCLKYISGTTLDERIIRADLDPGYEEGRQYGRGASGGQVRDEMREEFDSGRGGYGKLHQTPDSRTLANYSSISSAPVGSSLELQSNPRYHR, encoded by the exons ATGGCATCAATCGCGCATTTAGACGCTCTTTCTCCGTATCTTTTACGTCGTTTTAGAAATAATACTTCTGCTTTAGATAATGTCAAAAAGAGTTGCTGCGTCTATGTTGGAAATTTATCATTTTACACTTCAGAAGAACAAATCTACACGCTCTTCTCAAAATGCGGTGAAGTTCGAAGAATCATAATGGGTGTGGATCGGTTTGCAAAG ACCCCCTGTggcttttgctttgttgaatattataaaaatgagGATGCTCTTGATTGCTTGAAATATATATCTGGTACAACCTTGGATGAGCGCATCATTCGAGCTGACTTGGATCCTGGTTACGAGGAAGGACGACAATATGGACGTGGTGCTTCCGGTGGACAAGTGCGTGATGAAATGCGAGAGGAATTTGATTCTGGTCGTGGTG GATATGGAAAATTACACCAGACCCCTGACAGTCGGACACTAGCAAATTATTCCTCCATTTCTTCTGCTCCGGTGGGATCTTCTTTGGAACTACAAAGCAATCCCAGATATCACAGGTAA